Proteins from a genomic interval of Deinococcus detaillensis:
- a CDS encoding sensor histidine kinase: MRLRPVLLSTQSLTQFLLLPLLGPLLLLLAVTGAVIWGIDRNALQVQQLNAAQVRLNLINLLARDIIDMETGIRGYVIMGDTQYLEPYRRGSASVKIRLKQLQTLSVSNQQRLNLSRVSTLVERWTTRVAEPEILVRPSSAAQAAALIGKADGKELIDTVRDVLAMLERNEMLRREAAASSSLMTLRLTRSVTITGLLSALLLVFFAAQRSARTLTRGLKTLNTGAERIAQGHYGEMLLDVPVREVQALRGQFYRMADAVEQREEGLKAAQSVLERTNRDLERSNRELEQFAYVASHDLQEPLRTIGSYTELLAKRYSGQLDQRADQYIAFTLSATHRLKGLIQDLLLYSRVRQHAKATELFEVQPLVASIVKDFQHLIERTDASIEVGTLPQAWGNPELLRHVFQNLIGNALKFHDPARPPRVQVYAEALPDAWKFSVADNGIGIDPAYFERIFGVFQRLHGIGVFEGSGIGLAVVKNVVERHGGQLSIDSTLERGSTFSFTLPYQHRAPAAVSPPLTEPKPLTPTLSTSPLPFSPKDIHENH; this comes from the coding sequence ATGCGCCTGCGCCCGGTTCTCCTCAGCACCCAAAGCCTGACCCAGTTTCTGCTGCTGCCTCTTCTGGGGCCGCTGCTGCTGCTGCTGGCCGTCACGGGGGCGGTGATTTGGGGGATTGACCGCAACGCGCTGCAAGTTCAGCAGCTCAACGCCGCGCAGGTGCGGCTCAATCTGATCAACTTACTGGCCCGCGACATCATCGATATGGAAACCGGCATTCGCGGCTACGTCATCATGGGCGACACGCAGTATCTGGAGCCTTACCGGAGAGGCAGCGCCAGCGTGAAAATCCGCTTGAAGCAACTCCAAACACTCAGCGTCAGTAATCAGCAGCGGCTCAACCTCAGCCGCGTCAGCACTTTGGTGGAGCGCTGGACTACGCGGGTGGCCGAGCCGGAAATTTTGGTGCGGCCCAGCTCGGCGGCGCAGGCGGCAGCGCTGATCGGAAAAGCAGACGGGAAGGAGCTGATTGACACGGTGCGGGACGTGCTGGCGATGCTGGAACGTAACGAGATGCTGAGGCGCGAAGCGGCGGCCAGCAGCAGTTTGATGACCCTGCGCCTGACCCGCAGCGTCACCATCACCGGTCTGCTCAGCGCCCTGCTGCTGGTTTTTTTTGCGGCCCAGCGCTCGGCCCGCACCCTGACGCGGGGTCTGAAAACCCTCAACACCGGAGCCGAGCGCATCGCTCAGGGCCACTACGGCGAAATGCTGCTGGACGTGCCAGTGCGGGAAGTCCAGGCGCTGCGCGGCCAGTTTTACCGGATGGCCGACGCCGTGGAGCAGCGCGAGGAAGGCCTCAAGGCAGCCCAGAGCGTGCTGGAGCGCACCAACCGCGACCTTGAGCGCAGCAACCGCGAGCTGGAGCAGTTCGCCTACGTCGCCAGCCACGACCTGCAAGAACCGCTGCGAACCATCGGCAGCTACACCGAACTGCTGGCCAAACGCTACAGCGGCCAACTCGATCAGCGGGCCGATCAGTACATCGCTTTTACGCTGAGCGCCACCCACCGCCTCAAAGGGCTGATTCAGGATTTGCTGCTGTATTCGAGGGTACGCCAGCACGCCAAGGCCACCGAGTTGTTCGAAGTTCAGCCGCTCGTCGCCAGTATCGTCAAGGATTTTCAGCATCTGATCGAGCGCACCGACGCCAGCATCGAAGTCGGCACTTTGCCGCAGGCTTGGGGCAATCCCGAACTGCTGCGCCACGTCTTTCAGAACTTGATCGGCAACGCCCTCAAATTTCACGATCCGGCGCGGCCCCCGCGTGTGCAAGTTTATGCCGAAGCGCTGCCCGACGCGTGGAAGTTTTCGGTGGCCGACAACGGCATCGGCATCGATCCAGCTTACTTTGAGCGCATCTTCGGGGTGTTTCAGCGGCTGCACGGCATCGGGGTGTTCGAGGGCAGCGGCATCGGGCTGGCCGTGGTCAAAAATGTGGTGGAGCGGCACGGCGGACAGCTCAGCATCGACAGCACCTTGGAACGGGGCAGCACCTTTTCGTTTACATTACCGTATCAGCACCGCGCTCCGGCGGCTGTGAGCCCACCCCTGACCGAACCCAAGCCGCTTACACCAACGCTCAGCACGTCTCCACTCCCTTTTTCCCCGAAGGACATTCATGAGAACCATTGA
- the uvrA gene encoding excinuclease ABC subunit UvrA — translation MRRPGKVRESRFKRKVPVLQNLIVRGAREHNLKNVTVELPRDKFIVITGVSGSGKSTLAFDTIYAEGQRRYVESLSAYARQFLGLMEKPDVESIEGLSPAISIDQKTTSHNPRSTVGTVTEIHDYLRLLYARVGTPYCPVCGRKIERQSPSEITDKLMLGFTDQRAILLAPLVRGRKGEYRKLFADVRREGYARVRVDGVLYELDEAEKLKLEKFEKHDVDVVIDRLTVREADRSRLAESVELGLRRGEGLLRVLFPDSGEEELYSEKFACPEHGSVLEELEPRSFSFNNPYGACPDCAGLGSKREFSPDLVIDDKLSIAEGAILPWSKKGTGGGVYYWDKLKALSEHLGFELKTPWRDLPKSAQDAVLQGPGEPFEVVYRRGGKETMRFMTEFEGVLVNLDRRYSETESEFMREKLEEMMELQPCPTCGGTRYKPEILAVRVGGLNISQASGMSVLDADQFFKELQAGEVNHDVIAPYLGQHDGGAAKVARPRHYEYGLNAFGTAVAAPVLRAIRTRLTFLVDVGLDYLSLDRTANTLSGGEAQRIRLATQVGSGLTGVLYVLDEPSIGLHPKDNGRLIETLKRLRDLGNTLLVVEHDEDTMMASDYVVDMGPGAGVHGGEVVAVGTPEEIKANPDSLTGKYLRGELKIEVPTKRRRGNGKRLKVIGAREHNLQNVTLDVPLGTMTVVTGPSGSGKSTLIHDILHATLARDLNGAKTTPGKADAITGIDYLDKVIEIDQSPIGRTPRSNPATYTGVFTEVRDLFTRTPEARRRGYLAGRFSFNVKGGRCEHCKGDGVMKIEMNFLPDIYVPCEVCKGARYNRETLEVKYNSKTIADVLDMTVEDAYSFFEAIPNIERKMQLLCDVGLGYMKIGQPSTTLSGGEAQRIKLASELSKRATGKTIYILDEPTTGLHFEDVRKLMEVLERLVEGGNTLIVIEHNLDVMKCADWIVDLGPEGGVRGGQIVATGTPEQVAAHPTSYTGEFLRKVPGIVLSKAISAGATSKAEPMVDVVPEPLSESERPGLDPAGLVDAGELEALGAVKKKPSKAKPKAASKKSKKAASSLADELAEGEALTDPLDSSLIDDDLLDDEDAELLVSARQRTA, via the coding sequence ATGCGGCGACCCGGCAAGGTGCGGGAAAGCCGCTTCAAAAGGAAGGTTCCCGTTTTGCAAAACCTGATTGTGCGCGGCGCAAGAGAACATAACCTCAAAAATGTCACCGTTGAACTGCCCCGCGATAAGTTCATCGTGATTACCGGCGTCTCAGGCAGCGGCAAAAGCACGCTGGCCTTCGACACCATCTACGCCGAAGGGCAGCGCCGTTATGTTGAGTCGCTCTCAGCTTACGCCCGCCAATTTCTGGGGCTGATGGAAAAGCCGGACGTGGAGAGCATCGAGGGCCTTTCACCGGCCATCTCGATTGATCAGAAGACCACCTCACACAACCCGCGCAGCACGGTGGGCACCGTCACCGAGATTCACGATTACCTGCGCCTGCTTTATGCCCGCGTCGGCACGCCGTATTGCCCGGTCTGCGGGCGCAAAATTGAGCGCCAGAGTCCCAGCGAGATCACCGATAAGCTGATGCTGGGCTTCACCGATCAGCGGGCCATTTTGCTGGCTCCATTGGTGCGCGGGCGCAAGGGCGAGTACCGCAAACTGTTCGCCGATGTCCGCCGCGAAGGCTACGCCCGCGTGCGCGTTGACGGGGTGCTCTACGAACTCGACGAGGCCGAGAAACTCAAGCTCGAAAAGTTCGAGAAGCACGATGTGGACGTGGTGATCGACCGCCTGACCGTACGCGAAGCAGACCGGAGCCGACTGGCCGAAAGCGTGGAACTGGGGCTGAGACGCGGCGAAGGGCTGTTGCGCGTCCTGTTTCCCGATTCCGGCGAGGAAGAACTGTATTCCGAGAAGTTTGCCTGCCCCGAACACGGCAGCGTACTGGAAGAGTTGGAACCCCGCTCGTTTAGCTTCAACAACCCCTACGGCGCTTGCCCCGACTGCGCCGGACTCGGTAGCAAGCGCGAGTTCTCGCCAGACTTAGTGATCGACGACAAACTCAGCATCGCCGAAGGCGCGATTTTGCCGTGGAGCAAGAAGGGCACCGGCGGCGGCGTGTATTACTGGGACAAGCTCAAAGCCTTGTCTGAGCATCTCGGCTTTGAACTCAAGACCCCCTGGCGCGACCTTCCCAAATCGGCCCAGGACGCCGTGCTGCAAGGCCCCGGCGAACCCTTTGAGGTGGTCTACCGGCGCGGCGGCAAGGAAACCATGCGCTTCATGACCGAGTTTGAGGGCGTGCTGGTCAACTTGGATCGCCGTTACTCCGAAACAGAGTCCGAATTCATGCGCGAAAAGCTCGAAGAGATGATGGAGCTGCAACCCTGCCCGACCTGCGGCGGCACCCGCTACAAGCCAGAAATTCTGGCGGTGCGCGTCGGCGGCCTCAACATCTCGCAGGCCAGCGGGATGAGCGTGCTCGACGCCGATCAGTTTTTCAAAGAGTTGCAAGCGGGCGAGGTCAACCACGACGTCATCGCGCCCTACCTCGGCCAGCACGACGGCGGCGCGGCCAAGGTTGCCCGTCCCCGCCACTACGAGTACGGCCTCAACGCCTTCGGCACGGCGGTGGCCGCTCCCGTCTTGCGGGCCATTCGCACCCGCCTGACCTTTTTGGTGGATGTGGGACTGGATTACCTGAGCCTCGACAGAACCGCCAACACCTTGTCGGGCGGCGAGGCGCAGCGCATTCGGCTGGCCACTCAGGTCGGAAGCGGCCTGACCGGCGTACTGTACGTGCTCGACGAACCCAGCATCGGGCTTCATCCCAAAGACAATGGACGGCTGATCGAAACCCTCAAGCGGCTGCGCGACCTCGGCAACACCCTTCTGGTCGTCGAACACGACGAGGACACCATGATGGCCTCCGACTACGTGGTGGACATGGGGCCGGGCGCGGGCGTCCACGGCGGCGAGGTGGTGGCGGTGGGTACGCCCGAAGAAATCAAAGCCAATCCCGACAGCCTCACCGGCAAATACCTGCGCGGCGAACTCAAGATTGAAGTGCCGACCAAGCGGCGGCGCGGCAACGGCAAGCGCCTTAAAGTGATCGGCGCACGCGAACATAATCTCCAGAACGTGACGCTGGACGTGCCGCTGGGCACCATGACGGTGGTGACGGGGCCGAGCGGTTCGGGCAAAAGCACCCTGATTCACGATATCCTGCACGCCACCCTGGCGCGTGACCTGAACGGAGCCAAAACCACCCCCGGCAAGGCCGACGCCATCACCGGCATCGATTACCTCGATAAAGTCATCGAGATCGACCAGAGTCCGATTGGCCGCACCCCGCGCAGCAACCCGGCCACCTACACTGGCGTGTTTACTGAAGTCCGTGATTTGTTTACCCGCACTCCCGAAGCCCGCAGGCGCGGCTACCTGGCCGGAAGGTTCTCGTTCAACGTCAAGGGTGGGCGCTGCGAACACTGCAAGGGCGACGGCGTGATGAAGATCGAGATGAACTTCCTGCCGGACATTTACGTGCCCTGCGAGGTCTGCAAGGGCGCAAGGTACAACCGTGAAACGCTGGAAGTCAAATACAACAGCAAGACCATCGCCGACGTGCTGGACATGACCGTGGAAGACGCCTACAGCTTCTTCGAGGCGATTCCCAACATCGAGCGCAAGATGCAGCTTCTGTGCGACGTGGGGCTGGGCTATATGAAAATCGGCCAGCCGTCCACCACCTTGTCGGGCGGCGAGGCGCAGCGCATCAAGCTGGCGTCCGAACTCAGCAAGCGGGCCACCGGCAAGACCATTTACATTCTCGACGAGCCCACCACCGGCCTGCACTTCGAGGACGTCCGCAAGCTGATGGAAGTGCTGGAGCGCCTCGTGGAAGGCGGCAATACCCTCATCGTGATCGAGCATAATCTGGACGTGATGAAGTGTGCCGATTGGATCGTGGATCTGGGGCCGGAAGGCGGCGTGCGCGGCGGTCAAATTGTCGCTACGGGTACGCCGGAGCAAGTCGCCGCGCACCCGACGAGCTACACCGGCGAGTTTTTGCGGAAGGTGCCGGGCATTGTACTGAGCAAGGCGATCAGTGCCGGAGCAACTAGCAAAGCCGAACCGATGGTGGACGTGGTCCCCGAACCGCTCAGCGAAAGCGAGCGCCCTGGCCTCGATCCGGCAGGCCTCGTGGACGCGGGCGAGTTAGAGGCGTTGGGGGCCGTCAAGAAAAAACCTTCCAAAGCCAAGCCCAAAGCCGCTTCCAAAAAGAGCAAGAAAGCTGCCAGCAGTCTGGCCGACGAGTTGGCCGAAGGCGAAGCCCTGACCGACCCACTGGACAGCAGTTTGATTGACGACGACCTCCTTGATGATGAAGATGCCGAACTGCTCGTCTCGGCCCGCCAGAGGACGGCATGA
- a CDS encoding cytochrome P450, translated as MTTKTLPVAPGLPFLGSLIPMVRDTETFLAHQYRRLGPCYRVKILGQSLIVVGGPTAAETMANNTGEVDAWDTWEGMIREFGGRQVLTMLEGADHLKYRAAARNGFAKSRLLEQLPLIMNLTRQALDQTRVSGHLKVVPFAQRLVADCIGTLTLGRRPGPHLNDFITYWHAQLAVHIVGSARPSSLRRPVYLKAQQSARAIAQDILDQADTPEGLPALSSTYVADLRGLMNERPDLLNRDELLFMMLIPYMAGLDTVVSVFSLCLYEMYRRPEVLARVQAEARPLVEAGLPAARLRELKVLHAVVLEVMRLHPIANNLPRTAKQDFEIQGFPIKKGEKLLMALFAAQRNPELFAEPDRFDIDRFLEPRHEHKQKGAFQPYGAGAHTCLGAGMAEALLATMLATTVTHGRFELFPEDFKMKPFHSANLSPDARLTLRRLE; from the coding sequence ATGACCACCAAAACCCTGCCCGTCGCTCCCGGCCTTCCCTTCCTCGGCAGCCTGATCCCGATGGTGCGCGACACCGAAACCTTTCTGGCCCACCAGTACCGCCGTCTGGGGCCATGTTACCGGGTCAAGATTCTGGGTCAGTCGCTGATCGTGGTGGGCGGCCCCACCGCCGCCGAGACAATGGCCAACAATACCGGCGAGGTGGATGCTTGGGACACTTGGGAAGGCATGATCCGCGAATTTGGTGGCAGGCAAGTCCTGACCATGCTGGAGGGGGCCGACCACCTCAAGTACCGGGCGGCAGCCAGAAACGGCTTTGCCAAGAGCCGGCTGCTGGAGCAACTCCCACTGATTATGAATCTGACCCGTCAGGCGCTCGACCAGACTCGGGTCAGCGGCCACCTCAAGGTCGTTCCCTTCGCGCAGCGGCTGGTGGCCGACTGCATCGGCACCCTGACGCTAGGACGCCGTCCTGGCCCCCATCTAAATGATTTCATCACCTACTGGCACGCCCAACTGGCGGTGCATATTGTCGGCTCAGCCCGGCCCTCGTCCCTGCGCCGCCCAGTTTATCTGAAGGCCCAACAGAGCGCCCGCGCCATCGCGCAAGACATTCTCGATCAAGCGGATACGCCGGAGGGTTTGCCCGCTCTGTCATCGACCTACGTCGCCGATCTGCGCGGCCTGATGAACGAGCGTCCCGATCTGCTCAACCGCGACGAACTGCTGTTTATGATGCTGATCCCCTATATGGCCGGTCTGGACACGGTGGTCAGCGTTTTTTCGCTGTGCCTCTACGAGATGTACCGCCGACCCGAGGTCTTGGCACGGGTACAGGCCGAGGCGCGTCCGCTTGTCGAAGCTGGCCTGCCTGCCGCCCGACTGCGCGAACTGAAGGTGCTGCACGCGGTGGTGCTGGAAGTGATGCGGCTCCATCCCATCGCCAACAATCTGCCGCGCACCGCCAAACAGGATTTCGAGATTCAGGGCTTCCCCATCAAGAAAGGCGAGAAACTGCTGATGGCCCTCTTCGCCGCCCAGCGCAACCCGGAACTCTTTGCCGAGCCAGACCGCTTCGACATCGACCGCTTTCTGGAACCGCGCCACGAGCACAAACAAAAAGGAGCCTTCCAGCCTTACGGTGCTGGAGCGCACACCTGTTTGGGGGCGGGCATGGCCGAGGCGCTGCTGGCAACCATGCTGGCAACCACGGTCACGCATGGCCGCTTCGAGCTGTTCCCTGAAGACTTTAAAATGAAGCCGTTTCACTCGGCCAACCTGTCGCCCGACGCCCGATTGACCTTGAGACGGCTTGAGTGA
- a CDS encoding fasciclin domain-containing protein, translated as MLKKTLLLTTALVLAPSAFAAGETPTLPNNSIAGIVVSNPDFSTLLAAVKAAGLVDTLNGYGPFTVFAPTNAAFAKVPADQLKALLNDPAKLKAVLLYHLVSGRVMAADVVTMTSAKSLQGSPLNIMVNGSTVMVNDATVTATDISATNGVIHVIDTVLLPPN; from the coding sequence ATGCTTAAGAAAACCCTGCTTTTGACGACAGCCTTGGTTCTCGCTCCCTCTGCGTTTGCTGCTGGTGAGACCCCCACCTTACCCAACAACAGCATCGCTGGAATCGTAGTGAGCAATCCTGATTTCAGCACCCTGCTGGCAGCCGTAAAAGCAGCTGGTTTGGTGGATACGCTGAACGGCTACGGCCCCTTCACAGTGTTTGCGCCGACCAACGCGGCCTTTGCCAAGGTTCCAGCCGATCAGCTCAAAGCGCTGCTGAACGACCCGGCCAAACTCAAGGCCGTGCTGCTCTACCATCTCGTGTCGGGAAGAGTCATGGCGGCGGACGTGGTCACCATGACAAGCGCCAAGAGCTTGCAAGGCTCTCCGCTGAATATCATGGTCAATGGCAGCACCGTGATGGTCAATGACGCCACCGTTACTGCAACCGATATTTCGGCCACCAACGGCGTGATTCACGTGATTGATACTGTACTGCTGCCGCCCAACTGA
- a CDS encoding DNA topoisomerase subunit B, with amino-acid sequence MTSSDLPEVALSPEQVQEPEQFQEQPFQEYDASQISVLKGLEAVRKRPGMYVQGGTGVDGYHQLMTEIIDNAIDEGLAGFADEVHIIMHAGGAATVTDNGRGIPVDIMKSEGRSAIEVIFTELHAGGKFGQGAYKVSGGLHGVGSSVVNALSTYLDVTVNKHGQLHHIRFEKGDVVTPLEVLGDTPADVRWATKVSFLPDAEVFNEFDNSFNYDRIRGRLRELAYLTGLKIVLRDERIELHGDEIKEETFHEKGGIANFARALVIDDTKLLYDQPIVMRGRHSGVDVEVAFIHANTYSSDNILTYANMIRTRDGGTPLTGFKTAYTRILNKYARDKNMIKAGNPIPGGDDLLEGIYCVVSVKVEEPQFESQAKVKLLNSEAQTAVNAVVGDKFAEFLEENPKIGKTIVEKAAEAARAREAARKARDIIRRSNPLENDDLPGKLADCSSQDPAESELFIVEGNSAGGSAKGGRERRFQAILPLRGKILNVEKAELNKILKNAEIRSLIGAIGAGVEGTGDNVHFDLSNLRYHKVIIMTDADMDGGHITTLLLTFFFRYMRPIVEQGHLYIAQPPLYRIVVGRQTSGNKGTYLYAEDELKKHVAAANKEGKKYEIQRFKGLGEMNADQLWDTTMNPEGRVLKRVSIEDLIIANEVFEALMGTDVGPRKEFIRENARFAEISI; translated from the coding sequence ATGACCTCATCTGATTTGCCCGAAGTGGCGCTGTCTCCCGAACAAGTTCAAGAGCCTGAGCAGTTTCAGGAGCAACCCTTCCAAGAATATGACGCCAGCCAGATCAGCGTCCTCAAAGGCTTAGAAGCGGTTCGCAAACGCCCCGGCATGTACGTGCAGGGCGGCACCGGCGTTGACGGCTACCACCAGCTGATGACCGAGATCATCGACAACGCCATTGACGAGGGCCTAGCGGGCTTTGCCGACGAAGTGCATATCATCATGCACGCAGGCGGCGCGGCCACCGTCACCGACAACGGGCGCGGTATTCCGGTGGACATCATGAAGTCCGAGGGCCGCAGCGCCATCGAAGTGATTTTCACCGAGCTGCACGCGGGCGGCAAGTTTGGCCAGGGTGCTTACAAGGTGTCGGGCGGCCTCCACGGCGTCGGCAGCAGCGTGGTCAACGCCCTGAGTACCTACCTCGACGTGACCGTCAATAAGCACGGCCAGCTCCACCACATCCGCTTTGAAAAGGGCGATGTGGTCACGCCGCTGGAAGTGCTGGGCGACACTCCAGCCGACGTGCGCTGGGCCACCAAAGTCAGCTTCTTGCCGGACGCCGAGGTGTTCAACGAGTTCGACAACAGCTTCAACTACGACCGCATCCGGGGTCGTCTGCGGGAGCTGGCCTACCTGACCGGCCTCAAGATCGTGCTGCGCGACGAGCGTATCGAGCTGCACGGCGACGAGATCAAGGAAGAAACCTTCCATGAGAAGGGCGGCATCGCCAACTTCGCCCGCGCTCTGGTGATTGACGACACCAAGCTGCTGTACGACCAGCCGATCGTGATGCGCGGCAGGCACAGCGGCGTGGACGTGGAAGTGGCGTTCATTCACGCCAACACCTACTCCAGCGACAACATCTTGACCTACGCCAACATGATCCGCACCCGCGACGGCGGCACGCCGCTGACCGGCTTCAAAACCGCTTACACCCGCATCCTGAACAAGTACGCCCGCGACAAGAACATGATCAAGGCCGGAAACCCCATCCCCGGCGGAGACGACCTCTTGGAAGGCATCTACTGCGTGGTGTCTGTGAAGGTAGAAGAGCCGCAGTTCGAGTCGCAGGCCAAAGTCAAGCTGCTCAACAGCGAGGCGCAGACCGCCGTCAACGCGGTGGTGGGCGACAAGTTCGCCGAGTTCTTGGAAGAGAACCCCAAAATCGGCAAAACCATCGTCGAGAAGGCCGCCGAAGCCGCCCGCGCCCGTGAAGCGGCCCGCAAGGCCCGCGACATCATCCGCCGCAGCAACCCGCTGGAAAACGATGACCTGCCAGGCAAGCTGGCCGATTGCTCCTCGCAGGATCCTGCCGAGAGCGAGCTGTTTATCGTGGAAGGCAACTCGGCAGGCGGCAGCGCCAAGGGCGGACGCGAACGCCGCTTCCAGGCGATTTTGCCTCTACGCGGCAAGATCCTCAATGTCGAGAAAGCCGAACTCAACAAGATCCTCAAGAACGCTGAAATCCGCTCGCTGATCGGCGCGATTGGCGCGGGCGTGGAGGGAACGGGCGACAACGTCCACTTCGACCTCTCCAACTTGCGGTATCACAAAGTCATTATCATGACCGACGCCGACATGGACGGCGGACACATCACCACGCTGCTGTTGACCTTTTTCTTCCGGTATATGCGCCCTATCGTGGAGCAAGGCCACCTTTACATTGCTCAGCCGCCACTTTACCGCATCGTGGTGGGCCGTCAGACCAGCGGCAACAAAGGCACTTACCTGTACGCCGAAGACGAGTTGAAAAAGCATGTGGCCGCTGCCAACAAAGAAGGCAAGAAGTACGAGATTCAGCGCTTTAAGGGCCTAGGCGAGATGAACGCCGACCAACTTTGGGACACCACCATGAATCCTGAAGGCCGGGTACTCAAGCGCGTCAGCATCGAAGATTTGATTATTGCCAACGAAGTCTTTGAAGCTTTGATGGGAACGGACGTGGGGCCTCGCAAGGAATTTATCCGCGAAAATGCCCGCTTCGCTGAGATTAGTATCTGA
- a CDS encoding SIS domain-containing protein, with protein sequence MLPKTSLIDDLLSLPTSYQGPTRALTAPYGVVGVGAGALSAAVLDTLVERKLTKEGTQIVLESADAAQIARDYAGLSEVSGAAVVRAGVQQIGASNRDLTFLAPSGIGATYHLAQFAAYATGHAEDAQAADQLLGALAAKCAPDVDEGNPARDLAWTLWQRTPLLLAAPEDAALTHIWQHLLARVGKTLSIAVAEEPLYVVTGAFEAQHEKGDSKVAVILGDETPELLLAREVLETRIDEVLQVPFPEESSGYAGTLALWYFGAWVAAYLAERHGISAEDSSALKEVLKVLSVGEAVDESGLEA encoded by the coding sequence ATGTTGCCCAAGACCTCTTTGATTGACGACCTGCTGAGCTTGCCTACTTCCTATCAGGGGCCGACCCGCGCCCTCACCGCGCCTTACGGGGTCGTGGGGGTGGGTGCGGGAGCGCTGAGCGCCGCCGTGCTGGACACCTTGGTTGAGCGCAAACTCACCAAAGAAGGCACCCAGATCGTGCTGGAAAGTGCCGACGCCGCCCAGATCGCCCGCGACTACGCCGGACTCAGCGAAGTCAGCGGCGCGGCGGTGGTGCGGGCGGGCGTTCAGCAAATCGGCGCGTCCAACCGCGATTTGACCTTTCTGGCTCCCAGCGGTATCGGCGCGACCTACCATCTGGCCCAGTTCGCCGCTTACGCCACCGGACACGCCGAAGACGCCCAAGCCGCCGACCAACTGCTCGGCGCTCTGGCCGCCAAGTGCGCCCCCGACGTGGACGAGGGCAACCCCGCCCGCGATTTGGCTTGGACGCTGTGGCAACGCACGCCGCTGCTGCTGGCCGCCCCCGAAGACGCCGCCCTGACCCACATCTGGCAACACCTGCTGGCCCGCGTCGGCAAAACGCTGAGCATCGCCGTTGCTGAGGAGCCGCTGTACGTGGTGACCGGCGCGTTTGAAGCCCAGCACGAAAAGGGCGACAGCAAGGTGGCCGTCATTTTGGGTGACGAAACGCCGGAGCTGCTGCTGGCCCGTGAAGTTCTGGAGACGCGAATAGATGAAGTGCTGCAAGTTCCGTTTCCAGAAGAGTCGAGTGGCTACGCGGGCACGCTGGCCCTCTGGTACTTCGGCGCGTGGGTCGCGGCTTACCTGGCCGAGCGGCACGGCATCAGCGCCGAGGACAGCTCTGCCCTGAAGGAAGTTCTGAAAGTCTTGAGCGTGGGCGAAGCGGTAGACGAAAGCGGGCTAGAAGCGTAG
- a CDS encoding DMT family transporter, protein MNPYLILIFAIVLEVIGTSALRASAGFSKLLPSLVVALGYGGAFYLISKVLTALPLGLTYAIWSGVGTALTALIGWFYFRDAFSSLALLGIALIIAGVVVLNLGGAAHGK, encoded by the coding sequence GTGAATCCCTATTTGATACTAATCTTTGCCATCGTGCTGGAAGTCATCGGCACCTCTGCGCTCAGGGCCAGCGCGGGGTTTTCCAAGCTGCTGCCGAGTCTGGTGGTGGCGCTCGGGTACGGCGGCGCGTTTTACCTGATCAGCAAAGTGCTGACCGCCTTGCCGCTGGGGCTGACCTACGCCATCTGGTCAGGCGTGGGCACGGCGCTGACTGCTCTAATCGGCTGGTTTTATTTCCGCGACGCCTTCAGTTCGCTGGCCCTGCTCGGCATCGCCCTGATTATCGCGGGCGTGGTGGTGCTGAACTTGGGCGGCGCGGCACACGGCAAGTAA
- the rapZ gene encoding RNase adapter RapZ yields MTFIVISGLSGSGKSTALKTLEDADYFATDNLPPELWGALGDLAAARSIDRVAVTTDARTRDFLAALDSSLSRLKQRRLDVRVLFLEADSEVLLRRYNLTRREHPLGDPSLMLDFRRERDLLAPLRAVSDTVIDTTTFSAADLNKRLLDWLNITSSFDLRLFTFGFKHAPPRDVDLVLDMRTLPNPFYSPELREKTGLDADVAAYVFQDGASEAFYQHTLTFLRDVAERAHTGGRHSYNVAIGCTGGQHRSVAVAARLERDLTDLGARIIDHRDMPTQGG; encoded by the coding sequence ATGACCTTCATCGTGATTTCCGGCTTATCGGGCAGCGGCAAAAGTACGGCGCTCAAAACGCTGGAAGACGCCGATTATTTTGCCACTGACAACTTGCCGCCGGAGCTGTGGGGGGCGCTGGGCGACCTCGCGGCGGCCCGCAGCATTGACCGGGTGGCCGTGACCACCGACGCCCGAACCCGCGATTTTCTGGCGGCTTTAGACAGCAGCTTGTCGCGTCTCAAGCAGCGCCGCCTTGACGTGCGGGTGCTGTTTTTGGAAGCCGACTCGGAAGTGCTGCTCAGGCGCTACAACCTGACCCGCCGCGAACACCCGCTGGGCGATCCGAGCTTGATGCTGGACTTCCGGCGCGAACGCGACCTGCTCGCGCCGCTGCGGGCCGTTTCCGATACCGTGATTGACACCACCACCTTCAGCGCCGCCGACCTCAACAAGCGGCTGCTCGACTGGCTCAACATCACCAGCAGCTTTGATTTGCGCTTGTTTACCTTCGGCTTCAAACATGCCCCGCCCCGTGACGTGGATCTGGTGCTGGATATGCGGACGCTGCCCAATCCGTTTTACTCACCGGAACTGCGTGAGAAAACGGGTTTAGATGCCGATGTGGCCGCTTACGTGTTCCAAGACGGAGCCAGCGAAGCCTTTTATCAGCACACCCTCACTTTTTTGCGCGACGTGGCGGAGCGTGCCCACACTGGAGGGCGTCACAGTTATAATGTCGCCATCGGCTGCACGGGAGGCCAGCACCGCAGCGTGGCGGTGGCGGCCCGCTTGGAGCGTGACCTTACCGATTTGGGGGCACGCATCATCGACCACCGCGATATGCCGACTCAAGGAGGCTAA